One Micromonospora sp. WMMD812 genomic window carries:
- a CDS encoding nucleotidyltransferase, whose amino-acid sequence MFHDRRENQMAERGDETLVHTLKKVAAVLKQSEIPYALGGSFAVYAHGGHSSEHDVDFLIREQDVERALEALVEAGFTAERPPEDWLVKVYDDGRMVDLIHRPIETPVTEETFTDTVVRPVDAIHMPVLSATQLMVHKLLSFSQHYCDFARGLPLARSLREQIDWERVRKETQHSPYAEAFLVLLDRLEVVPYSGTSAEKGTS is encoded by the coding sequence CTGTTTCACGACCGACGGGAGAACCAGATGGCCGAGCGCGGGGACGAGACCCTGGTGCACACCCTCAAGAAGGTCGCCGCCGTGCTCAAGCAGTCCGAGATCCCGTACGCGCTCGGCGGGAGCTTCGCCGTGTACGCCCACGGCGGCCACTCCAGCGAACACGACGTCGACTTCCTGATCCGGGAGCAGGACGTCGAGCGGGCGCTGGAGGCGCTGGTGGAGGCCGGATTCACCGCCGAGCGCCCGCCGGAGGACTGGCTGGTGAAGGTCTACGACGACGGGCGGATGGTGGACCTGATCCACCGGCCGATCGAGACGCCGGTGACGGAGGAGACGTTCACCGACACCGTGGTACGACCGGTCGACGCGATCCACATGCCGGTGCTCTCCGCGACCCAACTGATGGTGCACAAGCTGCTCAGCTTCTCGCAGCACTACTGCGACTTCGCCCGCGGGCTGCCGTTGGCCCGCTCCCTGCGGGAGCAGATCGACTGGGAACGGGTACGGAAGGAGACGCAGCACTCGCCGTACGCCGAGGCGTTCCTGGTGCTGCTGGACCGGCTGGAGGTGGTGCCGTACTCCGGCACCTCGGCAGAGAAGGGGACATCGTGA
- a CDS encoding dTMP kinase, protein MVRSLRGRRRRSRLRTVALIGIDGSGKTTQAHRLADALSAAGRPATYHRNAGGRRWLGRLAQQLGRPDAQRLVGRDGLLAVESVLRWLAIAAALLSCLLTGRTAVMDRYAACQYASIRAHGGHRWERLARAGYRVFPRPQVTFLLAVDPAEAYRRIERRGTDHETMGWLTAADTAYRALPEYPTFVLVDAGRPAEEVSQQIQRHLAGWLPSDDAEEPAGVADRAAADTAAGADAAPPRPAVPNLGPAPGAVMPLAAQARP, encoded by the coding sequence GTGGTCAGATCACTGCGAGGGCGACGCCGCCGGAGCCGGTTGCGCACCGTCGCCCTGATCGGCATCGACGGCTCGGGCAAGACCACCCAGGCCCACCGGCTCGCCGACGCGCTCAGCGCGGCCGGCCGCCCGGCCACCTACCACCGCAACGCCGGCGGCCGGCGCTGGCTCGGCCGGCTCGCGCAGCAGCTCGGCCGGCCGGACGCCCAGCGGCTGGTCGGTCGGGACGGGCTGCTCGCGGTCGAGTCCGTGCTGCGATGGCTCGCGATCGCCGCCGCGCTGCTCAGTTGCCTGCTCACCGGCCGGACCGCGGTGATGGACCGCTACGCCGCCTGCCAGTACGCCAGCATCCGCGCCCACGGCGGGCACCGCTGGGAGCGGCTGGCCCGGGCCGGCTACCGGGTCTTCCCGCGCCCGCAGGTGACCTTCCTGCTCGCCGTCGACCCGGCCGAGGCGTACCGACGGATCGAGCGGCGCGGCACCGACCACGAGACGATGGGGTGGCTCACCGCGGCCGACACCGCGTACCGGGCGCTGCCCGAGTACCCCACCTTCGTGCTCGTCGACGCCGGCCGGCCGGCGGAGGAGGTGTCGCAGCAGATCCAGCGGCATCTCGCAGGGTGGCTGCCCTCGGACGATGCCGAGGAGCCGGCCGGAGTGGCCGACCGGGCCGCCGCGGACACGGCCGCCGGCGCGGACGCCGCGCCACCCCGGCCCGCGGTGCCGAACCTCGGCCCCGCGCCCGGGGCGGTCATGCCGCTCGCCGCCCAGGCCCGCCCATAG
- a CDS encoding SDR family NAD(P)-dependent oxidoreductase, giving the protein MARRSVLVTGGTGGLGGAVTAAFREAGWRVVVPVRDSPTGAGPAAGDPVRVIADLTDPAGAARAVEAAASDPAASLRAVVNLVGGFASGGLVHETPIDEFERMFTANLRPTHLVTRAALPHLVSAGGGAVVCVSARAALTPFPGAAGYATAKAAVLAFANAVAVEYRRSGVRCNTVLPSVIDTPTNRAAQPDADHSRWVAPAEIAAVIRFLASDESAPTSGAAVPVYGQA; this is encoded by the coding sequence ATGGCGCGACGCAGTGTGCTGGTGACTGGCGGGACGGGCGGTCTGGGCGGGGCGGTCACGGCCGCGTTCCGGGAGGCGGGCTGGCGGGTGGTCGTACCGGTGCGGGACAGCCCGACCGGGGCGGGGCCGGCGGCCGGGGACCCGGTCCGCGTGATCGCGGACCTCACCGATCCGGCCGGCGCGGCCCGGGCGGTCGAGGCCGCCGCGAGCGACCCGGCGGCATCGCTGCGTGCGGTGGTCAACCTGGTCGGCGGGTTCGCCAGTGGCGGGCTGGTGCACGAGACGCCGATCGACGAGTTCGAGCGGATGTTCACCGCCAACCTGCGCCCCACCCACCTGGTCACCCGGGCAGCCCTGCCGCACCTGGTGTCGGCCGGCGGCGGCGCGGTGGTCTGCGTTTCCGCCCGGGCCGCGCTCACCCCGTTTCCCGGCGCGGCGGGCTACGCCACCGCCAAGGCCGCCGTGCTCGCCTTCGCCAACGCGGTGGCCGTCGAGTACCGGCGCTCGGGTGTGCGGTGCAACACGGTGCTGCCCAGCGTGATCGACACCCCGACGAACCGGGCCGCACAGCCGGACGCGGACCACTCGCGGTGGGTGGCCCCGGCCGAGATCGCCGCGGTGATCCGCTTCCTGGCGTCCGACGAGTCGGCGCCGACCAGCGGGGCGGCCGTGCCGGTCTACGGGCAGGCCTGA
- a CDS encoding MurR/RpiR family transcriptional regulator codes for MAKSPKISASHEPGGLIVHISGLLPSLSPAEQRVARLVVADPADAARRTITDLATAAETSEATVIRFCRSVGMDGYPQLRIRLAAEAARRIEPPDARVVGGDIPPGADLAQIIATIAFNDARAVEETAEQLDPAVCEQVVDAIAGAGRIDVYGAGASGFVASDFQQKLHRIGRTAFYFPDVHTALTSAALLGRGDVAVGISHTGTTSDVIEVLEQARARGAATVALTNFPRSPITEVADFVLTTAARETTYRSGAMASRLAQLTVVDCLFVGVAARNRARAKKALEVTAEAVQTHRVGGGRRRA; via the coding sequence GTGGCGAAGAGTCCGAAGATTTCTGCGAGTCACGAGCCCGGTGGGCTGATCGTCCACATCAGTGGCTTGCTCCCGTCGCTGTCGCCGGCCGAACAGCGGGTCGCCCGACTGGTCGTCGCCGACCCGGCCGACGCCGCCCGCCGGACGATCACGGATCTCGCCACCGCCGCCGAGACATCCGAGGCGACCGTCATCCGGTTCTGCCGCTCGGTCGGGATGGACGGTTACCCCCAGCTGCGCATCCGGCTCGCCGCCGAGGCGGCCCGCCGGATCGAGCCGCCGGACGCCCGGGTGGTCGGCGGTGACATCCCGCCCGGCGCCGACCTCGCCCAGATCATCGCCACCATCGCCTTCAACGACGCCCGCGCCGTCGAGGAGACCGCCGAGCAGCTCGACCCGGCCGTCTGCGAGCAGGTGGTCGACGCCATCGCCGGCGCCGGTCGGATCGACGTCTACGGCGCTGGCGCGAGCGGCTTCGTGGCCTCCGACTTCCAGCAGAAGCTGCACCGCATCGGCCGCACCGCGTTCTACTTCCCCGACGTGCACACGGCGCTGACCTCGGCCGCGCTGCTCGGCCGTGGCGACGTGGCCGTCGGCATCTCGCACACCGGCACCACCTCCGACGTGATCGAGGTGCTGGAGCAGGCCCGCGCCCGGGGTGCCGCCACCGTGGCGCTGACCAACTTCCCGCGCTCGCCCATCACCGAGGTGGCCGACTTCGTGCTCACGACGGCGGCCCGGGAGACCACCTACCGCTCCGGCGCGATGGCCAGCCGGCTCGCGCAGCTCACCGTGGTCGACTGCCTCTTCGTCGGGGTGGCGGCGCGCAACCGCGCCCGGGCGAAGAAAGCCCTCGAGGTGACCGCCGAGGCCGTCCAGACGCATCGGGTGGGCGGCGGACGGAGGCGGGCATGA
- the murQ gene encoding N-acetylmuramic acid 6-phosphate etherase yields MTAGAVEPDEVSSPVPDGRPAVRVGAPTERRNPLSLDLDLLSTRDVLRLINDADRRVPAAVAAVLDEIAATVDLAVAALRGGHRVHYFGAGTSGRLGVLDAAELAPTFNSPRDWFCAHLAGGPDAMLRAVEDAEDDDRGGAADAADCVRAGDLVVGLAASGRTPYVLGALAASRAKGASTVLLCANPEAEAARSVDVFIGVDTGPEVVTGSTRMKAGTAQKLVLNAFSTAVMVRLGRVYSNLMIDMVATNAKLRGRMISILVEATGCSEEVSRRALTEADGDLKTALVSLVSGAGVPAARAALARSADQVRGALALLAP; encoded by the coding sequence ATGACCGCCGGCGCCGTGGAGCCGGATGAGGTGTCGTCACCCGTCCCGGACGGCCGCCCGGCCGTCCGCGTGGGTGCTCCCACCGAGCGCCGCAACCCGCTGAGCCTCGACCTCGACCTGCTGTCGACCCGCGACGTGCTCCGGCTGATCAACGATGCGGACCGGCGGGTGCCCGCCGCCGTCGCCGCGGTGCTCGACGAGATCGCCGCCACGGTCGACCTGGCCGTGGCGGCGCTGCGCGGCGGGCACCGGGTGCACTACTTCGGGGCGGGCACCTCGGGCCGGCTCGGCGTGCTCGACGCCGCCGAACTCGCCCCCACCTTCAACTCGCCCCGTGACTGGTTCTGCGCCCACCTCGCCGGCGGCCCGGACGCGATGTTGCGGGCCGTCGAGGACGCCGAGGACGACGATCGGGGCGGCGCGGCCGATGCGGCCGACTGTGTGCGCGCCGGTGACCTGGTGGTCGGTCTGGCGGCCAGCGGACGCACCCCGTACGTCCTGGGTGCGCTCGCCGCGTCGCGCGCCAAGGGGGCCTCGACGGTGCTGCTCTGCGCCAATCCGGAGGCGGAGGCCGCCCGGTCGGTCGATGTCTTCATCGGGGTGGATACCGGACCGGAGGTCGTCACCGGGTCGACCCGCATGAAGGCGGGCACCGCACAGAAGCTGGTGCTGAACGCGTTCTCCACCGCCGTGATGGTCCGACTGGGCCGGGTCTACTCGAATCTCATGATCGATATGGTCGCCACCAACGCCAAGCTGCGGGGGCGGATGATCTCGATCCTGGTGGAGGCGACCGGCTGCTCGGAGGAGGTCTCCCGGCGGGCCCTCACCGAGGCGGACGGCGACCTGAAGACCGCCCTGGTCTCGCTGGTCTCCGGTGCCGGCGTCCCCGCCGCCCGGGCCGCGCTCGCCCGCTCGGCCGACCAGGTCCGCGGCGCGCTCGCCCTGCTCGCCCCCTGA
- a CDS encoding sigma-70 family RNA polymerase sigma factor, giving the protein MARNRATGASEGTVGNVDKNIGMRTDEVAEERDLVGVYLHEISRTPLLDAAKEVDLSKAIEAGLYAEHLLDEDSVPAGVDREDLERLVVEGERAKDLFIRANLRLVVSIARRYVRSGMPMLDLIQEGNTGLVRAVEKFDYERGYKFSTYATWWIRQAISRAIAQQERTVRLPVHLVEDVNRMRNVARQLTRELGSDPEPEQIAKALGVTVERVNELVRWSQDTVSLDTPVGDDGDTNLGDLVADSDAPSPEEIVLTGLERQRIEGLLNHLDDRSAGIMRARYGLEDGREHSLTEVASRFSLSRERIRQLEIQALGRLRELARAEGLQAA; this is encoded by the coding sequence ATGGCGAGGAACCGGGCAACCGGCGCGAGCGAGGGGACCGTGGGCAACGTGGACAAGAACATCGGCATGCGAACCGACGAGGTTGCCGAGGAGCGCGACCTGGTCGGCGTCTACCTGCACGAGATCTCCCGGACGCCACTGCTGGACGCCGCCAAGGAGGTCGACCTCTCCAAGGCGATCGAGGCCGGGCTCTACGCCGAGCACCTGCTCGACGAGGACAGCGTCCCCGCCGGCGTCGACCGGGAGGACCTGGAGCGGCTGGTCGTCGAGGGGGAGCGCGCGAAGGACCTCTTCATCCGCGCCAACCTGCGACTGGTCGTGTCGATCGCCCGCCGTTACGTGCGCTCGGGCATGCCCATGCTGGACCTGATCCAGGAGGGCAACACCGGCCTCGTCCGGGCGGTCGAGAAGTTCGACTACGAGCGCGGCTACAAGTTCTCCACCTACGCCACCTGGTGGATCCGCCAGGCGATCAGCCGGGCGATCGCCCAGCAGGAGCGCACCGTCCGACTGCCGGTGCACCTGGTGGAGGACGTCAACCGGATGCGCAACGTGGCCCGGCAGCTCACCCGCGAGCTGGGCAGCGACCCGGAGCCGGAGCAGATCGCCAAGGCCCTCGGCGTGACCGTCGAGCGGGTCAACGAGCTGGTCCGCTGGTCGCAGGACACCGTGTCGCTGGACACGCCGGTCGGTGACGACGGCGACACCAACCTCGGCGACCTGGTCGCCGACAGCGACGCCCCGTCGCCGGAGGAGATCGTCCTGACCGGGCTGGAGCGGCAGCGCATCGAGGGCCTGCTGAACCACCTGGACGACCGTTCGGCCGGCATCATGCGTGCCCGTTACGGGCTGGAGGACGGCCGTGAGCACTCGCTCACCGAGGTCGCCTCGCGGTTCTCGCTCTCTCGGGAGCGGATCCGCCAGCTGGAGATCCAGGCCCTCGGCCGGCTCCGCGAGCTGGCTCGGGCGGAGGGGCTGCAGGCAGCCTGA
- a CDS encoding C40 family peptidase produces the protein MSSLNRLLRTLAVTGLSAALVAPATAARAEPSPADLTQRIERSSAQLERVVEAYNKLSEEIKSNKAAADRLQARIGPLERQAEQSRADVAELATTAYKTGGLRTADALLRPGGSAAVLDRLGTIDQLTRQRQEQIEGFTASQRQLLDEKTRLNTVLARQAAQARELAAAKQRIERDLARLYELRRQAYGRATEAPLARPDADVARAAPAISGQAGVAVRYAYGAIGKPYVWAGEGPHGYDCSGLTLAAWRAAGRSLPHNARMQWGAVAHIGRGDLRPGDLIFYRGLGHVALYIGDGQVIDAPSAGRNVLRRGMNMMPIHGYGRVR, from the coding sequence TTGTCATCCCTGAACCGACTGCTGCGCACACTGGCGGTCACCGGTCTGTCGGCCGCACTGGTCGCCCCCGCGACTGCGGCCCGCGCCGAACCGTCCCCCGCCGACCTCACCCAGCGGATCGAGCGGTCCTCCGCCCAGTTGGAGCGGGTCGTCGAGGCGTACAACAAGCTCTCCGAGGAGATCAAGTCCAACAAGGCCGCCGCGGACCGATTACAGGCCCGCATCGGCCCGCTGGAACGGCAGGCCGAGCAGAGCCGCGCCGACGTGGCCGAACTCGCCACCACCGCGTACAAGACGGGTGGCCTGCGGACCGCCGACGCGCTGCTGCGCCCCGGCGGATCGGCCGCGGTGCTCGACCGGCTCGGCACGATCGACCAGCTGACCCGGCAGCGGCAGGAGCAGATCGAGGGGTTCACCGCCAGCCAGCGGCAGTTGCTCGACGAGAAGACCCGGCTGAACACGGTGCTCGCTCGGCAGGCCGCCCAGGCCCGCGAGCTGGCCGCCGCGAAGCAACGCATCGAGCGGGACCTGGCCCGCCTCTACGAGCTGCGCCGCCAGGCGTACGGGCGGGCCACCGAGGCGCCGCTCGCCCGACCGGACGCGGACGTCGCCAGGGCGGCACCCGCCATCTCCGGCCAGGCCGGCGTCGCCGTCCGGTACGCCTACGGGGCGATCGGCAAACCGTACGTCTGGGCCGGCGAGGGCCCGCACGGCTACGACTGCTCGGGGCTGACCCTCGCGGCGTGGCGGGCGGCCGGCAGATCGCTGCCGCACAACGCCCGGATGCAGTGGGGCGCGGTGGCGCACATCGGCCGCGGCGACCTTCGGCCGGGTGACCTGATCTTCTACCGCGGGCTCGGGCACGTCGCCCTGTACATCGGCGACGGCCAGGTGATCGACGCGCCCAGCGCCGGGCGCAACGTGCTCAGGCGCGGGATGAACATGATGCCCATCCACGGCTACGGCCGGGTGCGCTGA
- a CDS encoding DUF6232 family protein produces the protein MSPERATTRAPRSPRVTEAKTTLLYARPGIIVTVDRFTVGRNTFRVAELTHLRSTRGPHDRIAVRAVATSGVAIGGVGVLLGFTGGLQRLTAGAYLILGAVLLVPALIAVAGDRWRPPAYELWGLYRGDEVLLFSADEERQFGQVTRALVRAREMNRYGGWNEPLASVDPWRPSR, from the coding sequence GTGAGTCCTGAACGTGCGACCACGCGAGCGCCGCGATCACCCAGGGTGACCGAGGCGAAGACCACACTGCTCTACGCCCGTCCCGGCATCATCGTGACGGTCGACCGGTTCACCGTCGGCCGCAACACCTTCCGGGTCGCCGAGCTGACCCACCTGCGCAGCACCCGGGGTCCGCACGACCGGATAGCCGTCCGCGCCGTCGCCACCAGCGGGGTGGCGATCGGCGGCGTCGGAGTGCTGCTCGGCTTCACCGGCGGCCTGCAACGGCTCACCGCCGGCGCGTACCTGATCCTCGGGGCGGTGCTGCTGGTGCCCGCGCTGATCGCCGTGGCCGGCGACCGCTGGCGGCCGCCGGCGTACGAGTTGTGGGGGCTGTACCGGGGTGACGAGGTGCTGCTGTTCAGCGCCGACGAGGAACGGCAGTTCGGGCAGGTGACCCGGGCCCTGGTGCGGGCCCGGGAGATGAACCGGTACGGCGGCTGGAACGAACCGCTCGCCTCGGTCGACCCCTGGCGACCGAGCCGCTGA
- a CDS encoding DUF3817 domain-containing protein → MGGALTRYRAIAWIVGVVLILLVVVGMPLKYAFDNPVVVETIGPAHGFLYMIYLVAAFDLSRRADWPLKRMLAVMLAGTVPFVSFYAERRATSWLNRPAEPAPEPALRG, encoded by the coding sequence GTGGGCGGAGCCCTTACCCGGTACCGCGCGATCGCCTGGATCGTGGGCGTGGTGCTGATCCTGCTGGTCGTGGTCGGCATGCCGCTGAAGTACGCGTTCGACAACCCCGTCGTGGTGGAGACCATCGGCCCGGCGCACGGCTTCCTCTACATGATCTATCTGGTGGCCGCCTTCGACCTGTCCCGCCGCGCGGACTGGCCGCTGAAGCGGATGCTCGCCGTGATGCTGGCCGGCACCGTGCCGTTCGTCTCCTTCTACGCCGAGCGCCGGGCGACCAGCTGGCTCAACCGCCCCGCCGAGCCGGCCCCGGAGCCGGCCCTCCGCGGCTGA
- a CDS encoding DUF6158 family protein: protein MTGSVRQDGYPSSGSAEASPEQRVPEWSGDHLADPATAGPDVDGELGVDPAELSDEDLIREMHSLHRTRLDTLRHAADSALANHLRRTAELETEYLARHPGREVDPSRLRDE from the coding sequence ATGACCGGATCAGTACGACAGGACGGGTACCCGTCGAGCGGCAGCGCGGAAGCCAGCCCGGAGCAGCGGGTGCCCGAGTGGAGCGGTGACCACCTGGCCGACCCGGCCACCGCGGGTCCGGACGTGGACGGCGAACTCGGGGTGGACCCGGCCGAGCTGAGCGACGAGGACCTGATCCGCGAGATGCACAGCCTGCACCGCACCCGGCTGGACACGTTGCGGCACGCCGCCGACTCCGCGCTCGCCAACCACCTGCGCCGCACCGCGGAGCTGGAGACCGAGTACCTGGCCCGGCACCCGGGTCGGGAGGTCGACCCGAGCCGGCTGCGGGACGAGTGA
- a CDS encoding DUF1360 domain-containing protein produces the protein MTDSRIRQRVARLRQAYAPHEHRPLGGYLAAMGTYAGVAGALAGLARVTGRQVPERPSPADVVLLSIATHKLSRLLSKDTVTSPLRAPFTRYDRPIGSGEVMEQVRDSGSSTRHAIGELLSCPFCLAVWVATGLTGGLVLAPRLTRLVATALTAVAASDFLQMGYAVAQQAAEGGGHDDD, from the coding sequence GTGACCGACAGCCGCATCAGGCAGAGGGTGGCGCGGCTGCGCCAGGCGTACGCGCCGCACGAACACCGCCCGCTGGGCGGCTACCTGGCCGCGATGGGCACGTACGCGGGGGTGGCCGGAGCGCTCGCCGGTCTGGCCCGGGTGACGGGCCGGCAGGTGCCCGAGCGGCCCTCGCCGGCAGACGTGGTGCTCCTGTCGATCGCCACGCACAAGCTCAGCCGGCTGCTGTCCAAGGACACGGTGACCAGCCCGCTGCGCGCCCCGTTCACCCGCTACGACCGGCCGATCGGCAGCGGCGAGGTGATGGAGCAGGTCCGCGACTCCGGCAGCTCCACCCGGCACGCGATCGGGGAGCTGCTGAGCTGCCCGTTCTGCCTCGCGGTCTGGGTCGCCACCGGGTTGACCGGCGGGCTGGTGCTCGCCCCCCGGCTGACCCGCCTGGTGGCCACGGCGTTGACCGCGGTCGCCGCGTCCGACTTCCTCCAGATGGGGTACGCGGTGGCGCAGCAGGCCGCCGAGGGTGGCGGGCACGACGACGACTGA
- a CDS encoding 3-deoxy-7-phosphoheptulonate synthase, with protein sequence MPTVTTPETDRVSDQRIDRVVPLTTPALLHHQLPLDDALASAVLTGRRAVGRVLDRADDRLLVVVGPCSVHDPAAALDYARRLREAADRVADDLLVVMRVYFEKPRSTVGWKGLINDPGLDGSGDVNTGLRLARTLLLDVLRLGLPVGCEFLDPITPQYIADTVAWGAIGARTVESQVHRQLASGLSMPIGMKNRPDGSISTAVDAIRAAGVPHVFPGIDVSGTPAIMHTRGNADGHLVLRGGGGRPNYDAESVAGALDLLRAAGLPERVVVDASHANSGKDHRNQPLVAADVAAQLAAGQRGIVGIMLESFLRPGRQDLDPTRELEYGKSVTDACMGWDTTDEVLDRLAAAVRARRATLPTPA encoded by the coding sequence ATGCCCACCGTGACGACCCCGGAGACCGATCGGGTCAGCGACCAGCGGATCGACCGCGTCGTGCCGCTGACCACCCCGGCCCTGCTGCACCACCAACTGCCCCTGGACGACGCGCTCGCCTCGGCCGTGCTGACCGGCCGCCGCGCGGTCGGCCGGGTGCTGGACCGCGCTGACGACCGCCTGCTGGTGGTGGTCGGCCCGTGCTCGGTGCACGACCCGGCCGCCGCCCTGGACTACGCCCGCAGGCTGCGCGAGGCGGCCGACCGGGTCGCCGACGACCTGCTCGTCGTCATGCGGGTCTACTTCGAGAAGCCCCGCTCCACGGTCGGCTGGAAGGGCCTGATCAACGATCCGGGGCTGGACGGCTCGGGCGACGTCAACACCGGCCTGCGGCTGGCCCGTACGCTGCTGCTCGACGTGCTGCGCCTCGGCCTGCCGGTGGGCTGCGAGTTCCTCGACCCGATCACCCCCCAGTACATCGCGGACACCGTCGCCTGGGGCGCGATCGGCGCGCGGACGGTCGAGAGCCAGGTGCACCGGCAGCTCGCCTCGGGCCTGTCCATGCCGATCGGCATGAAGAACCGCCCGGACGGGAGCATCAGCACGGCCGTGGACGCGATCCGGGCGGCCGGCGTACCCCATGTGTTCCCCGGCATCGACGTCTCCGGCACCCCGGCGATCATGCACACCCGGGGCAACGCCGACGGGCACCTGGTGCTGCGCGGTGGCGGCGGCCGGCCCAACTACGACGCGGAGTCGGTGGCCGGCGCGCTCGACCTGCTGCGGGCCGCCGGCCTGCCGGAGCGGGTGGTGGTCGACGCCAGCCACGCCAACAGCGGCAAGGACCACCGCAACCAGCCGCTGGTGGCCGCCGACGTGGCCGCCCAGCTCGCCGCCGGGCAGCGCGGCATCGTCGGCATCATGCTCGAGAGCTTCCTCCGGCCCGGCCGCCAGGACCTCGACCCCACGCGGGAGCTGGAGTACGGCAAGTCGGTGACCGACGCCTGCATGGGCTGGGACACCACAGACGAGGTGCTCGACCGGCTCGCCGCCGCCGTCCGGGCCCGCCGCGCCACCCTCCCCACCCCCGCCTGA
- a CDS encoding phosphodiesterase, whose amino-acid sequence MPAPSARPSASAARAGRAVRRSAAALTRLRGARLLHPAGRSFAGEVTVWGTPGPPTGVALIDEPGRYPATVRLSKGIPTPGSWPDVLGLAMRVHVDDERPFDLLVSSSGAAPVLRALPLPRRHFAGTYSTIMPLRIRRRRVWLAALADPDSADLGRSLAEVAAATRADEPRLVLAVASGVGPWRPFGQVSIGTQLSARQDATLAFDPIGNLPAGLSAAGPMTWLRAQAYRGSREARGARVQSGGSLGVTV is encoded by the coding sequence ATGCCCGCGCCCAGCGCCCGCCCGTCCGCGTCCGCCGCGCGAGCGGGCCGCGCCGTCCGTCGCTCCGCCGCCGCCCTGACCCGCCTGCGCGGGGCGCGGCTGCTCCATCCGGCCGGCCGCTCGTTCGCCGGCGAGGTGACGGTCTGGGGAACGCCCGGCCCACCGACCGGCGTCGCGCTCATCGACGAGCCGGGCCGGTACCCGGCGACGGTCCGGCTCTCGAAGGGGATTCCCACGCCGGGCAGCTGGCCGGACGTGCTGGGCCTGGCGATGCGGGTGCACGTGGACGACGAGCGGCCCTTCGACCTGCTGGTCAGCTCCAGCGGCGCGGCGCCGGTGCTCCGCGCCCTGCCGCTACCCCGGCGGCACTTCGCCGGGACGTACAGCACGATCATGCCGTTGCGCATCCGCCGCCGGCGGGTCTGGCTGGCCGCGCTGGCCGACCCGGACTCGGCCGACCTCGGCCGCAGCCTGGCGGAGGTGGCCGCCGCGACCCGGGCGGACGAGCCGAGGCTGGTGCTCGCGGTCGCCTCCGGCGTGGGGCCGTGGCGGCCGTTCGGGCAGGTCAGCATCGGCACCCAGCTCAGCGCCCGGCAGGACGCCACGCTGGCCTTCGATCCGATCGGCAACCTGCCGGCCGGTCTGTCCGCCGCGGGGCCGATGACGTGGCTGCGGGCCCAGGCCTACCGGGGATCCCGCGAGGCGCGTGGTGCCCGGGTTCAGTCCGGCGGCTCGCTCGGGGTCACCGTCTGA